One region of Triticum aestivum cultivar Chinese Spring chromosome 6B, IWGSC CS RefSeq v2.1, whole genome shotgun sequence genomic DNA includes:
- the LOC123140076 gene encoding disease resistance protein RGA5-like, whose protein sequence is MEDAIDNFMQSVGDKDEKPDGLIDKIKNALGKLGKMKARRRIGKEIQDLKKQIKEVSERNARYKSREAFSKTVNATVDPRALAIFEHAWKLAGIDEPKAEIIKLLMDDDGCATTQQQPKIVSITRPGGMGKTTLANQVYQEIKGQFECWAFLSVSRSPDMMNILRTILSEVSSDRYSNTEAGSVQILISKINDFLLDKRYFVVDDDIWDVDTWDIIKCAFPATSNTSRIITTARINNVAHSCLSSFNGRIYNIRALSMVHSRQLFHRRLFKSDEDCPSYLQEISEQILEKCHGLPLAIIAISGLLANIEKTEDLWNQVKDSIGRALERNPNVEGMMKILSLSYFDLPLYLKTCLLYLSVYLEDSTIKKKGLIRRWIAERFIHREGRYTAYELGERCFSELLNRGLIQPGEIDVYGEVNSCQVHDTILDFIISKSIEENFVTFRGLPLMTIGKQSKVVRQLCLHGVKEGNSTVLTAGLVFSHLRSLTMVRGLLEIPSLEEFRHLRVLDLMACSKLEDHHLENIVRLFQLRYLNLQGTRISKLPEQIGRLGCLEVLDLRGTSVKELPACIVNLRKLMHLLGNDDAKFPDGIVKMQALEMLEYVNASIQPFDFLRGLGQLKNLRNLQLDLDFEFDAVTEDTNMVGEEHTKAIVTSLCKLGTQNLRSLTIYGGSNLLHKESLCLPTLEDLCIYFSAFPQVPTWLGSFRKLQRLRLGMKGLKQDGLCTLGALPSLLVLYLVEQTASNGKLRFSGEVGFPFLKIFIYDACSKPVDLMFGAGSMPKLEKLELNCFWIVEANSLGFGIENLPCLTSVKCIEFAGDDGVVEAMKTVMERGASTHPNHPSLLFERL, encoded by the exons ATGGAGGATGCCATTGACAACTTCATGCAAAGCGTAGGAGACAAAGATGAAAAGCCAGATGGCTTAATTGACAAGATAAAAAATGCGCTAGGGAAGTTGGGGAAGATGAAGGCTCGGCGTCGGATTGGCAAGGAGAtccaagatctcaagaaacaaATCAAAGAGGTGAGTGAGAGGAATGCAAGGTACAAGAGTCGCGAGGCCTTCTCCAAGACCGTCAATGCGACCGTTGACCCTAGAGCTCTTGCTATATTTGAGCATGCATGGAAGCTTGCTGGAATTGATGAACCCAAGGCTGAGATAATCAAATTGTTGATGGACGATGATGGGTGTGCGACAACACAACAACAACCAAAGATAGTCTCCATCACTAGACCGGGAGGAATGGGCAAAACAACTCTTGCGAACCAAGTGTATCAAGAGATCAAAGGGCAGTTTGAGTGTTGGGCCTTCCTATCCGTGTCGCGAAGCCCAGACATGATGAATATCCTGAGGACTATTCTTAGTGAAGTTAGCAGTGATCGTTATTCTAACACGGAAGCAGGGAGTGTACAAATACTCATTAGCAAGATCAATGACTTCCTACTAGATAAAAG GTactttgttgttgatgatgatataTGGGACGTGGATACATGGGATATTATTAAGTGTGCATTCCCCGCAACAAGTAATACCAGTAGAATAATCACTACTGCTCGTATAAACAATGTCGCTCATTCATGTTTATCATCATTCAATGGTCGTATTTACAATATAAGGGCTCTCAGTATGGTGCACTCAAGACAGTTATTTCATAGAAGGCTATTCAAGTCTGATGAAGATTGCCCTTCATACCTTCAAGAAATTTCTGAGCAGATATTGGAAAAATGCCATGGGTTACCTTTGGCGATCATTGCTATATCTGGTTTGTTAGCTAATATAGAAAAAACAGAAGATCTATGGAATCAAGTGAAAGATTCAATTGGTCGTGCACTTGAAAGAAATCCTAATGTCGAAGgaatgatgaagatattgtcacttAGTTACTTTGATCTGCCTCTTTACCTAAAAACATGTCTCTTATATCTGAGTGTATATTTAgaagattctactattaagaagAAGGGCTTGATAAGAAGATGGATTGCTGAACGATTCATTCATAGAGAAGGTAGATACACGGCATATGAGTTAGGAGAAAGGTGTTTTAGTGAACTACTCAATAGGGGTTTGATCCAACCTGGGGAGATAGATGTCTATGGCGAGGTGAATAGTTGTCAAGTTCACGACACAATTCTTGATTTTATCATATCCAAGTCTATAGAAGAGAATTTTGTTACTTTTCGTGGTCTTCCCCTTATGACAATTGGGAAACAAAGCAAAGTTGTTCGTCAACTCTGTCTACATGGTGTAAAGGAAGGAAATTCAACAGTATTGACAGCGGGTCTCGTGTTTTCCCATCTCCGATCACTTACTATGGTTAGAGGTCTGTTGGAAATCCCTTCTTTGGAAGAGTTCAGACATCTGCGTGTTCTCGACTTGATGGCTTGCTCCAAATTGGAAGACCATCATCTTGAAAATATAGTGAGGTTGTTCCAGCTGAGGTACCTGAACCTCCAAGGTACAAGAATAAGCAAGCTCCCAGAACAAATTGGGCGTTTAGGATGCTTAGAAGTGCTGGACCTAAGAGGGACTTCTGTAAAAGAATTACCTGCATGTATTGTGAATCTCAGAAAATTGATGCATCTACTTGGTAATGATGATGCAAAATTTCCTGATGGGATTGTGAAGATGCAAGCACTAGAGATGTTGGAATATGTCAATGCCTCCATTCAGCCATTTGACTTCCTGCGCGGCCTTGGACAACTAAAGAATTTGAGGAATCTACAACTTGACCTTGATTTCGAATTTGATGCTGTTACCGAGGATACAAATATGGTTGGGGAGGAGCACACCAAAGCTATTGTCACCTCCCTATGTAAACTAGGCACCCAGAATCTCCGCTCCCTGACTATTTATGGAGGGAGCAACCTTTTACATAAGGAATCTTTGTGCCTACCTACCCTCGAGGACCTTTGTATCTATTTTTCGGCCTTCCCACAGGTTCCGACATGGCTGGGCTCCTTCAGAAAACTCCAACGGCTACGCCTTGGTATGAAGGGGCTCAAGCAGGACGGCCTCTGCACCCTTGGGGCTTTACCCAGTCTGCTCGTTCTGTATCTGGTGGAACAAACAGCGTCAAACGGAAAGCTCAGATTCAGTGGTGAGGTTGGGTTCCCATTCTTGAAGATTTTTATTTATGATGCATGTTCTAAACCAGTAGATCTGATGTTTGGGGCAGGGTCCATGCCAAAGCTGGAAAAACTCGAGCTTAATTGTTTTTGGATAGTTGAAGCTAACTCTCTGGGGTTTGGAATCGAGAACCTCCCTTGCCTCACTAGTGTTAAATGCATTGAGTTTGCTGGTGATGATGGCGTAGTTGAAGCCATGAAGACTGTCATGGAGAGAGGAGCCAGCACACATCCCAACCACCCTAGCCTACTCTTTGAGAGACTTTGA